Proteins co-encoded in one Corynebacterium lujinxingii genomic window:
- the rsmH gene encoding 16S rRNA (cytosine(1402)-N(4))-methyltransferase RsmH: MVHRTHADDPHGHVPVMRDRMAELLAPAVEAFGANAVLVDGTLGAGGHTEHFLTVFPQARVIGVDRDPNALEQATERLAPFGERFTPVQTRFDYIGDEIAAGEGDTFNIVREHGVAGALFDLGVSSMQLDQEERGFSYRGDAPLDMRMDPTTGITAAEVLNTYSHGDLARVLKSYGDERFAGKIASAVIKEREREPFDRADRLVELLYSTIPAATRRTGGHPAKRTFQALRVEVNRELEAVQRVVPVIADLLGVGGRAVFMSYQSLEDKIVKSAFAELTSSRTPAGLPMDLPGTAPEFTLITRGAEKAPDAEVERNPRAAPVRVRGIEKLPTN, translated from the coding sequence ATGGTGCACCGCACACACGCTGACGATCCCCACGGCCACGTCCCGGTGATGCGCGACCGCATGGCCGAGCTCCTCGCGCCCGCAGTTGAAGCGTTCGGCGCGAACGCGGTGCTTGTCGACGGCACCCTCGGTGCCGGCGGCCACACCGAGCACTTTCTCACCGTGTTCCCGCAAGCCCGAGTCATTGGCGTCGACCGCGACCCGAACGCGCTTGAGCAAGCCACCGAGCGCCTCGCGCCGTTCGGGGAGCGCTTCACCCCGGTACAAACCCGCTTCGACTACATCGGCGACGAGATTGCTGCGGGGGAGGGCGACACTTTCAATATCGTGCGCGAGCACGGCGTAGCAGGCGCACTGTTCGATCTGGGCGTGTCTTCGATGCAGCTCGACCAGGAGGAGCGCGGCTTTTCCTACCGCGGCGATGCACCGCTGGACATGCGCATGGACCCGACGACTGGAATTACCGCGGCGGAGGTGCTCAACACCTACTCCCACGGCGATCTTGCGCGGGTGCTGAAGTCCTATGGCGACGAGCGCTTTGCCGGCAAGATCGCTTCTGCAGTGATCAAAGAGCGCGAGCGTGAGCCTTTCGACCGTGCGGACCGGTTGGTCGAGCTGCTTTACAGCACCATCCCGGCCGCCACCCGCCGCACCGGTGGCCACCCCGCGAAGCGCACGTTTCAGGCGCTGCGTGTGGAGGTCAACCGCGAGCTTGAAGCGGTGCAGCGGGTCGTGCCGGTCATCGCGGACCTGCTCGGGGTTGGGGGCCGTGCGGTGTTCATGAGTTACCAATCGCTGGAGGACAAGATCGTCAAATCCGCATTCGCGGAGCTGACGTCGTCGAGGACTCCGGCCGGCCTCCCTATGGACCTGCCGGGAACGGCGCCTGAATTCACATTGATCACTCGCGGCGCAGAAAAGGCTCCCGACGCGGAGGTCGAACGCAACCCGCGTGCCGCGCCGGTTCGGGTGCGCGGCATCGAGAAACTTCCAACCAATTAA
- the mraZ gene encoding division/cell wall cluster transcriptional repressor MraZ translates to MFLGTYTPKLDDKGRLTLPAKFREDLADGLMVTKGQDHSLAVYPRDEFAARARKAAAASRTNPKARAFIRNLAASADEQTLDGSGRITLSPAHREYANLSKECVVIGSVDFLEIWDLESWNKYQEETEAAFSAADDDDILSGLL, encoded by the coding sequence ATGTTTCTGGGAACCTACACTCCCAAGCTCGACGACAAAGGTCGCCTGACGCTGCCCGCGAAGTTCCGCGAGGACTTGGCGGACGGGCTGATGGTGACCAAGGGACAGGACCACTCGTTGGCGGTGTACCCGCGCGATGAGTTCGCTGCCCGCGCCCGCAAGGCCGCGGCGGCATCGCGGACCAACCCGAAGGCGCGCGCGTTTATCCGTAACCTGGCTGCCAGCGCGGATGAGCAGACGCTTGACGGTTCGGGCCGAATCACCCTGTCACCGGCACACCGGGAGTACGCAAACCTGTCCAAGGAATGCGTGGTCATCGGTTCGGTGGATTTTCTCGAGATCTGGGACCTCGAGTCCTGGAATAAGTATCAAGAAGAAACGGAAGCCGCGTTCTCCGCGGCGGACGACGACGACATTCTCTCCGGTCTGCTGTAG
- a CDS encoding DUF3040 domain-containing protein, whose amino-acid sequence MALSEQEMRALREIEQSLLADDPKFGASVAPASGGGATQPTGRLTMRSFALIVLGLVLLLGGVALASMSLWTVLLSIVGFGVMLYGGIMALRTPAKPGGAMQNAQSRARTRSPRSMSMEENFRRRFEDRQ is encoded by the coding sequence GTGGCTCTTTCTGAACAGGAAATGCGCGCACTGCGCGAGATCGAGCAATCGCTCCTCGCTGACGACCCGAAATTCGGCGCGTCCGTTGCACCCGCATCCGGCGGCGGTGCAACGCAGCCGACCGGGCGCCTCACGATGCGTAGCTTCGCGCTGATCGTCCTGGGGCTTGTGCTGCTCCTCGGCGGCGTGGCGCTGGCATCGATGAGCCTGTGGACCGTGCTGCTGAGCATCGTCGGCTTCGGTGTGATGCTCTACGGTGGCATCATGGCGCTGCGCACCCCGGCAAAGCCCGGCGGCGCGATGCAAAACGCGCAGTCTCGTGCGCGGACTCGTTCGCCGCGCAGCATGAGTATGGAAGAGAACTTCCGTCGCCGCTTTGAAGACCGGCAGTAG
- a CDS encoding SAV_6107 family HEPN domain-containing protein, with protein sequence MGSVVSATTGRAYGDFAAPRKADTFLFAAETLLADAHKEFSAGHYDLALENAYRAALRIAGARNAQSAVLRKRKRLPTNAWDKLALTGDDGARWAQEFSAYSAQRGRVASGIEDNPSPVVVSGLIGAVEEFYLETTGGGGALAA encoded by the coding sequence ATGGGCAGCGTAGTTTCAGCGACAACGGGTAGGGCGTACGGGGACTTTGCCGCGCCGCGCAAAGCTGACACGTTCCTCTTTGCGGCGGAGACGTTGCTTGCCGACGCGCACAAGGAGTTCTCCGCAGGGCATTACGACCTCGCGTTGGAAAACGCCTACCGTGCCGCGTTGCGTATCGCAGGTGCCCGCAACGCTCAGAGCGCAGTGCTGCGCAAACGCAAGCGCTTGCCGACGAATGCCTGGGACAAACTCGCGCTCACCGGCGACGACGGCGCGCGCTGGGCGCAGGAATTTTCTGCCTACTCCGCTCAGCGAGGCCGAGTCGCCTCCGGTATCGAGGACAACCCCTCGCCGGTTGTCGTGTCCGGTCTTATCGGCGCAGTGGAAGAGTTCTACCTCGAGACAACCGGGGGAGGCGGTGCACTGGCAGCGTAG
- a CDS encoding GNAT family N-acetyltransferase: MHVEIRRLTKAEFSLLAPRLVDIYIEAMGYSPAMRAQRLRVWRTEVVWPGFAAVAAVFDDQVVGVAYGFLGARERWWDKQLIKALRQQRALTDEDQAMIRDYFEVAEVHVDPRFQGNGIGAALLQALLDTTTAKWAILSTPEVDGEANNAFGLYRKFGFTDVARGFLYEGDARPFAILALDLAGSPANASAD; this comes from the coding sequence GTGCATGTTGAGATCCGCCGCCTAACCAAGGCCGAGTTTTCGCTGCTCGCGCCGCGCCTCGTCGATATCTATATCGAGGCGATGGGCTACTCCCCCGCGATGCGCGCGCAGCGTTTGCGGGTCTGGCGCACTGAAGTCGTCTGGCCCGGGTTCGCCGCGGTGGCGGCGGTGTTCGACGACCAGGTCGTCGGTGTGGCCTACGGGTTTCTCGGCGCGCGCGAGCGCTGGTGGGACAAGCAGCTCATTAAGGCGCTGCGCCAGCAGCGGGCGCTGACTGATGAAGACCAGGCCATGATCCGCGACTATTTCGAAGTCGCCGAAGTCCATGTCGACCCCCGCTTCCAGGGAAACGGCATCGGTGCCGCGCTACTGCAGGCGCTGCTCGACACCACAACGGCGAAGTGGGCGATCCTGTCCACACCTGAGGTCGACGGCGAGGCGAACAACGCCTTCGGGCTGTACCGGAAGTTCGGCTTTACTGATGTCGCGCGCGGTTTTCTCTACGAGGGCGACGCGCGCCCCTTCGCGATTCTCGCGCTCGACCTGGCGGGATCACCGGCGAATGCGTCGGCTGACTAG
- a CDS encoding polyprenyl synthetase family protein yields MAGHELGIGDLDAVPGIVEKHLAQFFDERGPAISAIGEPVAEAVAHLRAFVLGGGKRVRPRYGWAGFVGAGGLATSEDPDAVLRAMSSLELIQACALVHDDIIDASDTRRGNPTVHRSVEAQHRKQDMLGDATAYGINTAILLGDLALAWAEDMWRYSGVSLEALTRAAEPWVGMRTEVIGGQLLDISLEGRGSESVDLADRVNRFKTAAYTIERPLHLGAAVAGADDATISAFRGYGRDIGIAFQLRDDLLGVFGDPAITGKPAGDDLREGKRTVLFATALELLDRDAAAELRAGVGTATEPEEIARLAALIRGSGAEDAVEARISSLTASGLAHLDHAGISDEAKHALTVMARKATDRRM; encoded by the coding sequence GTGGCCGGACACGAGTTGGGGATTGGCGACCTGGATGCGGTGCCCGGGATCGTCGAAAAGCACCTTGCGCAATTTTTCGACGAGCGCGGCCCGGCGATTTCCGCGATCGGCGAACCCGTCGCCGAGGCCGTCGCCCATTTGCGCGCCTTCGTGCTCGGCGGTGGAAAGCGGGTGCGCCCCCGCTACGGGTGGGCTGGCTTCGTCGGCGCGGGCGGGCTTGCAACCAGCGAGGACCCTGACGCGGTCCTGCGCGCGATGAGCTCGCTCGAGCTGATTCAAGCGTGCGCGCTGGTCCACGACGACATCATCGATGCCTCCGACACCCGGCGCGGCAACCCCACCGTGCACCGCAGTGTGGAGGCGCAGCACCGCAAGCAAGACATGCTTGGCGACGCCACCGCGTACGGCATCAACACCGCCATCTTGCTCGGCGATCTCGCGCTCGCCTGGGCAGAAGACATGTGGCGCTACTCAGGCGTGTCACTGGAAGCGCTCACCCGCGCCGCCGAGCCGTGGGTGGGCATGCGCACCGAAGTCATCGGCGGACAGCTGCTGGACATCTCTTTGGAGGGCCGCGGCAGTGAATCAGTGGATCTGGCGGACCGCGTCAACCGGTTCAAAACCGCCGCTTACACCATTGAGCGCCCACTGCACTTGGGTGCGGCGGTAGCTGGCGCGGACGATGCGACCATCAGCGCGTTCCGCGGGTACGGCCGCGACATCGGCATCGCGTTCCAGCTTCGCGACGACCTCCTCGGCGTCTTCGGCGACCCCGCCATTACCGGCAAGCCCGCAGGCGACGACCTGCGCGAGGGCAAGCGCACCGTGCTGTTCGCCACCGCGCTGGAGTTGCTCGATCGCGACGCGGCAGCCGAGCTGCGTGCCGGCGTCGGCACCGCCACTGAGCCGGAAGAGATCGCGCGCCTGGCAGCCTTGATCCGTGGCAGCGGCGCAGAAGACGCCGTGGAAGCGCGCATTTCCAGCCTCACCGCATCCGGCCTGGCTCATCTGGATCACGCCGGGATCTCGGACGAAGCGAAGCATGCCCTGACCGTGATGGCCCGCAAGGCCACCGACCGCCGCATGTGA
- a CDS encoding alpha-(1->6)-mannopyranosyltransferase A: MARFLKPLPVGALAAVLIAIGSFGAGATRYRGGVLRELDLEFLAYGHGRSVMDVILTAGVILLVAAWVWLWRTRPSATTTKKAVWAWAAPLALSVPIMSRDVYSYLMQGAMLRDGFDPYSQGAAINPGPYLWEVSHDWRNTTTPYGPLHLGIGKAVTSIVGDNVTAGLIAYRLIALAGFALIAWSVPRLAHYAGGDPAFATWIGVANPVMLLHLVGGMHNEAVMVGLVCLGLYSCLRREWCTPGIVLIACAVSLKATAAFALPFVVWLMVTRRARGTGARQRFVALLVTGTWAVAVTVAVIQAVTWICGSTWGWLAEITGNSKVINPLAGPTLAAELITPLVQLLDDDFHYNEALAATRPIFSILMLVGLVAAWWWFRPKRDGGDSDYAPRLLAGTTAAYAAAFATNAVTLPWYYASILSLTGTFRAPAWVGKLATGASVVVALAFTGSGNHRLYDMWFLAAAAITAVVAVTSVFEDPAKTPSPARDE; encoded by the coding sequence ATGGCACGTTTTCTCAAACCGCTGCCCGTCGGCGCCCTCGCGGCCGTCCTTATCGCGATCGGCTCGTTCGGGGCGGGCGCGACGCGATACCGCGGCGGCGTGCTGCGCGAGCTGGACCTGGAGTTCTTGGCCTACGGCCACGGCCGCAGCGTGATGGACGTGATCCTTACTGCGGGCGTGATCCTGCTCGTGGCAGCGTGGGTATGGCTGTGGCGCACGCGGCCGTCGGCGACCACCACGAAAAAGGCAGTGTGGGCATGGGCCGCCCCACTCGCGCTGAGCGTGCCGATCATGTCCCGCGACGTGTACTCGTACCTCATGCAGGGCGCGATGCTGCGCGACGGTTTCGACCCGTACTCGCAAGGTGCCGCGATCAACCCCGGGCCGTACCTGTGGGAGGTCTCCCACGACTGGCGCAACACCACCACCCCATACGGCCCACTGCACTTAGGCATCGGTAAAGCGGTGACCAGCATCGTCGGCGACAATGTCACAGCTGGCCTCATCGCCTACCGGCTCATCGCCCTGGCGGGCTTCGCGCTCATTGCTTGGTCAGTGCCGCGCCTCGCGCACTACGCCGGCGGCGACCCCGCGTTCGCGACCTGGATCGGCGTTGCCAACCCGGTGATGCTGCTCCACCTCGTCGGCGGCATGCACAACGAAGCAGTCATGGTGGGACTTGTGTGCCTGGGCCTGTACTCGTGCCTGCGGCGCGAGTGGTGCACCCCCGGCATCGTGCTCATCGCGTGCGCGGTATCGCTCAAAGCCACCGCAGCCTTCGCGTTGCCGTTCGTCGTATGGCTCATGGTCACCCGCCGCGCGCGTGGCACGGGTGCCAGGCAGCGGTTCGTCGCGCTTCTCGTCACGGGCACCTGGGCTGTTGCCGTGACCGTCGCCGTCATCCAGGCGGTGACGTGGATCTGTGGCTCGACCTGGGGCTGGCTCGCCGAGATCACCGGCAACTCCAAGGTGATCAACCCGCTGGCCGGGCCCACCCTCGCCGCCGAACTGATCACGCCGCTCGTGCAGTTGCTTGACGACGACTTCCACTACAACGAAGCACTCGCCGCCACCCGCCCCATCTTCAGCATCCTCATGCTCGTCGGACTGGTCGCCGCCTGGTGGTGGTTCCGTCCGAAGCGCGACGGGGGTGACAGTGACTACGCGCCGCGCCTGCTCGCCGGCACGACCGCCGCCTACGCCGCAGCCTTTGCCACCAACGCGGTCACACTGCCGTGGTACTACGCATCAATCCTGTCGCTCACCGGCACGTTCCGCGCCCCCGCGTGGGTGGGCAAACTCGCCACCGGCGCCTCAGTCGTGGTCGCGCTCGCGTTTACCGGCAGCGGCAACCACCGCCTGTACGACATGTGGTTCCTCGCCGCCGCAGCCATAACCGCAGTGGTAGCGGTGACTTCGGTGTTCGAGGATCCAGCTAAAACGCCATCGCCTGCGCGCGACGAATAA
- a CDS encoding Rv2175c family DNA-binding protein, with amino-acid sequence MSAQTNLEQLLSDETLLALPDAADILGVPVTRVHDFVGARKLVMYVRDGKKFIPARLLGDDGLSKFVSGAITVLADGGYNDEEILAFLYTEDDTLPGRPIDALHGQKAREVIRRAQAMAF; translated from the coding sequence GTGAGCGCACAAACGAATCTCGAGCAATTGCTTAGCGACGAAACCCTGCTGGCCCTGCCCGACGCCGCCGACATCCTCGGCGTGCCGGTGACCCGGGTGCACGACTTTGTCGGCGCCCGCAAACTCGTCATGTACGTCCGCGACGGCAAGAAGTTCATCCCGGCGCGCCTGCTTGGTGACGACGGGCTGAGCAAGTTCGTCTCCGGCGCGATCACGGTGCTCGCCGACGGCGGGTACAACGACGAGGAGATCTTGGCGTTCCTGTACACCGAAGACGACACGTTGCCGGGGCGTCCGATCGACGCACTGCACGGGCAGAAGGCCCGCGAGGTTATTCGTCGCGCGCAGGCGATGGCGTTTTAG
- a CDS encoding class II 3-deoxy-7-phosphoheptulonate synthase, whose amino-acid sequence MSWTIDIPKDVLPDLPPLPGDINEQFQDAISRDAKQQPSWDPTQAQYVRKILESVPPVVLAPEVEDLKRHLADVANGKAFMLQGGDCAETFESNTEPHIRANVRTLLQMAAVLTYGASMPVVKLARIAGQYAKPRSSDMDGNGLPNYRGDIVNGVEPTEESRRHDPARMVRAYANSSAAMNLVRALTSSGTADLHNINNWNREFVSNSPAGARYEALGREISRSLAFMDACGVSDNNLRTSNVYASHEALLVDYERAMLRLATDSQGETKLYDLSAHQLWIGERTRGIDDFHVNFAALINNPIGIKLGPTTTPEEAVAYAEKLDPNREPGRLTMVIRMGQDKVRDVLPGIVKAVEASGHKVVWQSDPMHGNTFTSSNGYKTRHFDKIIDEVQGFFEVHRELGTHPGGIHIELTGEDVTECLGGAQDITDVDLPGRYESACDPRLNTEQALELSFLVAEMLRY is encoded by the coding sequence GTGAGTTGGACAATTGATATCCCCAAAGACGTACTGCCCGATCTGCCCCCGCTTCCGGGTGATATTAACGAGCAGTTTCAGGACGCGATCTCCCGCGACGCGAAGCAGCAACCTTCCTGGGACCCCACCCAAGCGCAGTACGTGCGCAAGATCCTCGAATCCGTGCCGCCAGTCGTGCTCGCACCCGAGGTCGAGGACCTCAAGCGTCACCTCGCCGATGTAGCAAACGGCAAGGCGTTCATGCTGCAGGGCGGCGACTGTGCCGAGACCTTCGAGTCCAACACCGAGCCGCACATCCGCGCCAACGTGCGCACCCTGCTGCAGATGGCAGCGGTGCTGACCTACGGAGCGTCAATGCCAGTGGTGAAGCTGGCGCGAATCGCCGGCCAGTACGCGAAGCCGCGTTCCTCCGACATGGACGGCAACGGCCTGCCGAACTACCGCGGCGACATCGTCAACGGCGTCGAGCCAACGGAAGAGTCGCGCCGCCACGACCCGGCCCGCATGGTCCGTGCGTACGCGAACTCGTCGGCTGCGATGAACCTCGTGCGCGCGCTGACCTCGTCCGGCACGGCGGATCTGCACAACATCAACAATTGGAACCGCGAGTTCGTCTCCAACTCGCCGGCGGGCGCGCGCTACGAGGCACTCGGCCGCGAGATCTCCCGGTCGCTCGCGTTCATGGACGCCTGCGGGGTGAGTGACAACAACCTGCGCACCTCCAACGTGTACGCCTCCCACGAGGCGCTGCTGGTGGACTACGAGCGCGCCATGCTGCGCCTGGCCACCGACTCGCAAGGCGAGACGAAGCTTTACGACCTGTCTGCCCACCAGCTCTGGATCGGCGAGCGCACCCGCGGTATCGACGACTTCCACGTCAACTTCGCGGCCCTGATCAACAACCCGATCGGCATCAAGCTGGGCCCGACAACGACGCCGGAGGAAGCCGTCGCCTACGCCGAGAAGCTGGACCCGAACCGCGAGCCGGGACGACTCACCATGGTCATCCGCATGGGGCAGGACAAGGTCCGCGATGTGCTGCCCGGCATTGTCAAGGCTGTCGAGGCGTCCGGCCACAAGGTGGTCTGGCAGTCCGACCCGATGCACGGCAACACGTTCACCTCGTCGAACGGGTACAAGACCCGCCACTTCGACAAGATCATCGACGAGGTGCAGGGCTTCTTCGAGGTGCACCGCGAACTTGGCACGCACCCTGGCGGCATCCACATCGAGTTGACTGGCGAGGACGTCACCGAGTGCCTCGGCGGCGCGCAAGACATTACCGACGTCGACCTGCCGGGCCGCTACGAGTCGGCGTGCGACCCGCGCCTGAACACCGAGCAGGCCCTCGAACTGTCGTTCTTGGTCGCGGAAATGCTGCGGTACTAA
- a CDS encoding polyadenylate-specific 3'-exoribonuclease AS → MRFFYDTEFIEDGQTIELVSIGIVDEDGHEYYAVSNEFDASRANAWVRAHVLSKLPAKTHPAWKPLDRIRTEVYDFLTSGETKPELWAWVGAYDHVVLAQLWGDMSGLPKSMPRYTRELKQYWQMAGKPRLPKIPDGNHDALVDARHNLRKFRACHEALPLGRDGAVSRS, encoded by the coding sequence GTGCGGTTCTTCTACGACACGGAGTTCATCGAGGACGGCCAGACCATCGAACTGGTCTCCATCGGCATCGTCGACGAGGACGGGCACGAGTACTACGCCGTGTCCAACGAGTTCGACGCATCACGCGCGAACGCGTGGGTGCGCGCGCATGTGCTGTCGAAGCTGCCGGCGAAGACCCACCCGGCGTGGAAGCCGCTCGACCGGATCCGCACCGAGGTCTACGACTTCCTCACCTCCGGCGAGACAAAGCCGGAGCTGTGGGCCTGGGTCGGCGCCTACGACCATGTGGTGCTGGCCCAATTGTGGGGCGACATGTCCGGTCTGCCGAAATCCATGCCGCGGTACACGCGCGAGTTGAAGCAGTACTGGCAGATGGCGGGTAAGCCGCGGCTGCCGAAGATTCCGGACGGCAACCACGACGCGCTTGTCGACGCCCGCCACAACCTGAGGAAGTTCCGTGCCTGCCACGAGGCGCTTCCCTTGGGGCGGGACGGCGCTGTATCCAGATCGTGA
- a CDS encoding lysophospholipid acyltransferase family protein, producing the protein MQNKWYSLFKAILGPPLLVWNRPRIHGADNIPDEGAAILVSNHQAVMDSFYLPLMVRRQLTFPAKKEYFTGTGISGRIQKFFFSSVGQIPVDRSSKDAGDTLQDAAESVLARGDLFGIYPEGTRSPDGRVYKGRTGMARIAMATGQPVILVGMIGSGKANPIGTTIPRPVKVEIKISKQIDPHAWAADNGYDPDSREVMRPFTDYCMRHLAELVGVDYVDVYASDVKKTLAETGAYPAGAEPKESSL; encoded by the coding sequence ATGCAAAACAAGTGGTATTCGCTGTTTAAGGCCATCTTGGGCCCGCCGCTTCTGGTCTGGAACCGCCCGCGCATCCACGGCGCGGACAACATCCCCGACGAGGGCGCCGCGATCCTGGTCTCCAACCACCAGGCGGTGATGGACTCGTTCTACCTGCCGTTGATGGTGCGCAGGCAGCTGACCTTCCCAGCGAAGAAGGAGTACTTCACCGGCACCGGCATCTCCGGGCGGATCCAGAAATTCTTCTTTTCCTCGGTGGGCCAGATCCCCGTCGACCGCAGTTCGAAGGACGCCGGCGACACACTCCAGGACGCCGCCGAGTCGGTGCTGGCGCGCGGCGACCTGTTCGGTATCTACCCGGAGGGCACCCGTTCGCCGGACGGCCGGGTGTATAAGGGGCGCACCGGCATGGCACGCATCGCTATGGCGACGGGCCAACCGGTGATCCTCGTCGGTATGATCGGCTCGGGCAAGGCCAACCCGATCGGCACGACGATCCCGCGCCCTGTGAAGGTGGAGATCAAGATCTCGAAACAGATCGACCCGCACGCGTGGGCGGCCGACAACGGCTACGACCCGGACTCGCGCGAGGTCATGCGCCCATTTACCGACTACTGCATGCGGCACCTCGCCGAGCTGGTCGGTGTCGACTATGTCGATGTCTACGCCTCAGACGTGAAGAAAACGCTCGCGGAAACCGGCGCATACCCCGCCGGCGCGGAGCCGAAGGAGTCGTCGCTGTGA
- a CDS encoding ROK family protein yields MTTQRGVGPLTVGFDIGGTNARASVVAPDGSILDSVSTRTPHDGDGLTRTIVEMVGGLRRNYDIDAVGVAVAGFLDPECEIVRFAPHLAWRDDQPVRRDLQDALGLPVRLEHDANAAAWGEYRFGAARDAETWVFFAVGTGIGATLMNNGEIYRGAFGTAPEFGHITVVPGGRVCSCGKQGCLERYASGTSLVDCAIEIAGNGGYRGSELYRAVVEKRASGHDIMAGARDGDELGLAALDSFSAWLGRGLAMVSDILDPSLIVLGGGVSEDADLFLDDAKASMSSNIVGAGYRPLPEVVCAELGAQAGMIGVADLARQLR; encoded by the coding sequence ATGACAACGCAACGAGGAGTAGGGCCACTGACAGTCGGCTTCGACATCGGCGGCACCAACGCCCGCGCGTCGGTGGTGGCACCGGACGGGTCAATCCTCGACTCGGTGAGCACCCGCACCCCGCACGACGGCGACGGGCTGACCCGCACCATCGTGGAGATGGTCGGCGGGCTGCGTCGGAACTACGACATCGACGCCGTCGGCGTGGCCGTGGCGGGCTTCCTCGACCCCGAGTGCGAGATCGTGCGCTTCGCCCCGCACTTAGCGTGGCGGGACGACCAACCAGTGCGGCGCGACCTGCAAGACGCGCTCGGGTTGCCCGTGCGCCTCGAGCATGACGCGAACGCCGCGGCCTGGGGCGAGTACAGATTCGGGGCGGCGCGCGATGCCGAGACGTGGGTGTTTTTCGCCGTCGGCACCGGCATCGGCGCAACACTGATGAACAACGGCGAGATTTACCGCGGCGCGTTCGGCACCGCACCCGAGTTCGGCCACATCACCGTCGTGCCGGGCGGGCGCGTGTGCTCGTGCGGCAAGCAGGGATGTCTCGAACGCTACGCGTCCGGCACGTCCCTGGTCGATTGCGCCATCGAGATCGCGGGCAACGGTGGCTACAGGGGGTCGGAGCTGTACCGTGCGGTCGTCGAAAAGCGGGCGAGCGGCCACGACATCATGGCGGGCGCTCGCGACGGCGACGAGCTGGGGCTGGCGGCGTTGGACAGTTTCTCCGCGTGGCTCGGGCGCGGCCTGGCAATGGTGTCCGACATTCTCGACCCGTCGCTCATCGTGCTCGGCGGAGGCGTCAGCGAGGACGCGGACCTGTTTCTCGACGACGCTAAGGCATCGATGTCATCCAACATCGTCGGCGCCGGCTACCGCCCGCTGCCCGAGGTGGTCTGCGCGGAGCTGGGGGCTCAGGCGGGTATGATCGGTGTCGCTGATTTGGCCCGCCAGCTGCGATAA